The sequence below is a genomic window from Tenacibaculum tangerinum.
ATTTTTTCAGAAACATCTGCCATGTTAGAAACAGCAAATTTAAACACCGTTCTTCCTTCTTGATGCACAAAGTGTTGCTTGTTTTTAACAGTTTCTTCTGATGGAGGTAAAATGGAACCTCCTGCATCTATTTTTAAGAATTCACGACCAACACCGTCGCTTCGTAAATACTCGTCTTGTAAGCCTAAGCCGTCATTATTAGGTTCAAATAAAACAGCACCTGCTCCGTCACCAAAAATAATACAGGTAGCTCTGTCGGTATAATCTATAATTGATGACATTTTATCGGCACCAACTAACAAAACTTTTTTATAGCGTCCGCTTTCAATGTAACTTGATGCAGTTGACATACCGTATAAAAAACTAGAACAAGCCGCCTGTAAATCATAAGAAAAGGCGTTTACAGCTCCTATTTTAGAAGCGGTGTAGGCAGCTGTTGAGGCAACAGGCATATCTGGTGTAGCAGTAGCTACAATTACCATGTCGATATCTTCAGGGTTTGTGTTTGATTTTTGAAGTAAGTCTTCTGCAGCTTTAATTGCCATGAAAGAAGTTCCAAGGCCTTCTCCCTTTAAAATTCTCCTTTCTTTAATTCCCGTTCTAGTAGTAATCCATTCATCGTTGGTGTCTACCATGGTTTCTAGCTCTTTATTGGTTAGAGCATATTCTGGAACATATTTTCCTACTGCTGTTATAGCTGCAGTTATTTTAGTCATAGTTGTTTGTTTTGTAATAAAAACGAGTTTTCAAAGTAATGAAAATTATTTTACTTTTTTATAGTAAAAAACATCAAAAAAATCATTTTTTGATGTAAAAACATAAAAAAACCCTCAAAATAGAGGGTTTTTTAATTTTTTAAATAGTTTTTAAGCCTCAGCTGCAGCACTTTCTAATACTACCTGACCTCTGTAATACAATTTTCCTTCATGCCAGTGCGCTCTGTGGTATAAATGAGCTTCTCCAGTTGTAGGATCAACGGCTATTTGAGGTACAGAAGCTTTATAATGAGTTCTTCTTTTATCTCTTCTAGTTTTAGATATTTTTCTCTTTGGATGTGCCATTTTATGTTTTATTTATCTGTTAGTAAATCCTTTAATTTATCCCATCTAGGGTCTGTTGCTGTTTTTTCAACAGTTTTTTCTTCGTTTATTTTTAATTCTTCTAATTTTTTTAAAGCATCCGATTGCATCGTACCATCAATAACATTTGGATGTATTCTCTTGCTTGGTACCGATAACACAATTAACTCATATATATATTGAGCTACATTTACTTGATAGGCTTCGTGTGGAAGTATCAAAATTTCATCGTGTTCATCATTAAACTCAGGTCCGAACTTAACAACCAAATCTAACTTACCATTAATTGGTAAGTCGAATAACTCATTGGTAATGTCACAAGGAACAGTAACTGTTCCGTTTATGTTAAAAGCAAGCTCTAATAAAGTGCTTTTTTTAACCAATGTAATGTTAACTTTTACGTTAGCGTTATCAAATTCGTCGAACTGAAATGCTTCAAAGAACGTTTTGTCAATTTGATATTCAAACAAATGACTTCCTTCTTTTAAACCTACAAAAGGTATGTTGAATTTTTTTAAGTCTTTCATCTACAACTATCAATTTGAGCGTGCAAAGATATAAAAAATGTTTTTACTTTTATGTTTTGATTAAAAAAAATAAACTATTTTGCCTTTAATGCGTTTTTTGTAAGTTCTTGATACTCTTTTCGGTTCTTAAATATTTGTAATGAGGTAAATAAGGCTTCTTTAAATGAGGTAAAGTTGGCTTTATTTTTGCCAGCAATATCAAAACCTGTTCCGTGGTCTGGAGAAGTTCTTACGATGCTTAAACCAGCGGTGAAGTTCACACCGTTTCCAAACGATAAAGCTTTAAAAGGGGCTAACCCTTGGTCGTGATACATCGCCAAAACTCCGTCAAATTGTTTATAAGTTTTAGAACCAAAAAAACCATCGGCAGCATACGGACCAAAAACTAATTTACCTGATTCTTTAATTTCTTCGATTGTTGGGCGAATAATTTCGTCATCTTCAGTACCTATTATACCATTATCGCCACAATGTGGATTTAAACCTAGCACCGCTATTTTCGGCTTATTAATATTAAAATCTTGTTGCAATGAAGTGTGCATTATTTCAACTTTAGATTTTATAAGTTCTGGAGTAATGGTTTCTGCGACTTTAGAAATTGGAATATGACCAGTTATCAATCCGATACGTAATTCATCCGTCATCAAAATCATCAAACTTTTTCCATCGAAGTTATCTTCTAAATATTCGGTGTGACCAGGAAATTTGAATTCTTCTGATTGAATATTTTCTTTGTTAATTGGTGCAGTAAGAACGAGGTCTATTTGTTTTTTTTGTAAAGCGTTAACTGCTTCTTGTAACGATTTCAAGGCAAATTTTCCGCCATCTTCAGTAGTTTTGCCTAAATCAATTTTTACCTCCTCTGTCCAGCTATTTAATAAATTAACTTTACCATGTATGAGTTTATCTATAGAAGTAATTCCATGAATACTTGTATTAACTTTCAAAGCTTTTTTATGAAAGGAAATTAACTTGTTAGAGGCAAATAAAACAGGCGTACAAAACTCCAGCATTCGTTTGTCTTGAAATGTTTTTAAAATAATTTCAATACCAATTCCGTTAATATCTCCAACAGAAATTCCAACAATAATTTTGTTTGCTTTGTCCATAGTTCACTTTCGTAAGTAAAGTTGTATTTTTGATGCTAACAAAAGTAACTAAATTTTATAGAATGTTTACTGGAATTATAGAAACTCTTGGAGTAGTTGTTAAAATTGAGCGAGAAAAGGAGAATGTACACCTTACAATTAAAAGCACTATAACAAATGAGTTAAAGATAGATCAAAGCGTAGCGCACAATGGGGTATGCTTAACCGTTGTGGCACTTGATAAAGATGAATATACTGTTACGGCTATTAAAGAAACTCTTGATAAAACCAATATAGGGGAGTTACAAGTAGGCGACGAAGTGAATTTAGAAAGAGCCATGAAGTTAGGGGCTCGATTAGATGGACATATTGTACAAGGGCATGTAGATAGAACGGCTGTATGTACCAACGTTGAAGGTGCTGAAGGTAGTACGGTATTTACATTTTCGTACGATTTTGACGGAAGTAATGTAACGATTGAAAAAGGCTCGATAACAGTGAATGGAGTGAGTTTAACCGTAGTCAACTCTAAAAAAGATGCGTTTAGTGTAGCGATTATTCCCTATACTTTTATGCATACGAACTTTAAGAATTTGCATACAGGTTGTAAAGTAAACCTAGAGTTTGATGTAATTGGTAAATATATAGCCAGACTTTATGGGTTAAAAGAATAAAAAGTAAAAGTTGTATACAACATGAAAGAGTTGAAGTCCATCGCTTTGTGCTTTTCTGGAGGGGGATATAGAGCTGCTTGTTTTTCTCTAGGAACGTTGTCTTTACTAGAGAAAGTAGGTCTTTTAGAAAATGTTAAAACGATTTCTACTGTGTCTGGAGGAACTATTACAGGAGTTAAGTATGCACAGTCGCAAATTCAACAAAAAGATTTTCAACTATTTTTTAGTGAATATTATGAGTGGTTGGTTAAAGATGAGCTAACAAGCAATGCTCTAAACCATTTAAGGTGGCCGTTAATTTGGAATAAGCCAGAAAACAAACACAAACGAAAAAATCCAATAAATGCCTTTGCTATAGAATATAATAACTTTACAGAACACGAAACTTTGGGAGAAGTACAAGATGCCATTAGTGAAGGAAAAACACACTTAGAGCGAGTCATTTTTAATGCGACTGATTTTGATAGTACACATCAATTTAGATTTCAGAATATTAAAGGCAATCAAAAAAGATTTGGAAACGGAAGAGCTCATAGCAAGTATAAAGAAGTGATTAACGATATAAAGCTAGGAGATATCATAGCCGCTTCAACAGCCTTTCCTGGTGGATTTGAACCTATCGGGTTTTCGCAGGACTTTACCCCAAAATACAAGCATTTAGACTAAATTGGGTTGATGGATGGTGGTATTGTTGATAATCAAGGAGCTTCTGTTTTTGTTTCTGAAGCAAACAATGAGAGCGGAGATACACGTAACAATCATAGTTTGTATTTTTTATGTGATGTTTCTTCACCTCACTCAGGAGAAGGATTCAAATTTGCTTCTGATACCTTGTTTAGCTACTACGCTTCTTACATTTCTAGTGCATTTAGCTTGTTATTTGTATTAATGATAACAGTGTTTTTTGGAATTCAAAAAATGTGGGTATGGTACACCATAAGTGTTGTTGTGTTGACGTTTTTAACGTTTGTACAATTTTTATTTTTCCTGCTTTCTAGATTGATGCAAAAAGAAACAGGAGTAGATCAAAAACTCTATTTACCACCAAGAAGAGTTGGTTTTTATATATTGAATAGAGCCAAATCTTTGATTCGTATGGCAAGCGTAGTTTTTCTTAAAAATGATAGGAGACAACATGCAAATGCGATTTACAGTGCTTTTCCGAATAAGGTAATTACTTCAACAGTGTACCAATTGAGATGCAAAGATACTTCTGGAAAACCAACCAATCGACCAGAGCGTGAGAAACATTGGAAGGATATCGTGAAATATACAGGTAATATAGGGAATTCCATTATTAAAAATTCTAATAAAAGTGCGTCCTTTGGTACTACGTTGTGGTTTACTAAAAAGGACAAAGCAGACGATATGTTACACAGCGTTATTGCCTGTGGCGAATATACGACATGCTACAATTTGATAGCATATATTGTTTCTCAATACGGAGAAAAGGCTACCGATATTCCTCTTTTTAATACGCTATTGTCTTTTTGGGAAAAATTTCAAACAAATCCCCATTTTTTAATAGAAGAACGTTTAGAAAACTTAAAGACTTTGAACGAATAAATTTCAAGGTATTTGTTTTTTAAACTTTAAAAATGATTGCTTGAATGGTATTGATAATGGTACTAACAATATTATTTTTAAAATGACCTAAGCTTATTTTAGAGATGCCAGCAGCTTGTAAGGCTTTCATTTCAAATAAATCTTTCTGACTTTCTACCAACCATTCAAAATCTTGCAGGGTTAGCTTTCCTTCTGCTAAAAGTAAGGTCCACCTTTCTAGTTTTTCTTTAGAGGCGTTAAGAAAACGGTCGATATCTTTTTTTGATTCTTTTGAAAAATCATTGTATTTATCGTTAAAAAGTACAGTTAACGAGCTTCTTAATTCTTTAAATATTTTTTCGAAATCCATAACACATTAATTTTTTGAAATAAGTTCTAACAAACTGTTTTTTGCAGCAGGTTCTTTTTTAGCTTCGTAGGTAAGTAGTAGGTCAAAAGCTTCGGTGATTTGACCTTTCGTTTCCGTAATAAAAAAAGGAGATAAGGTTTCTTTTTCCTCCCATCGCTTTAAAAAACCAGCAAGTAAATTTTTATCTTCATTGGCTAATAACAACCACATTTTATAAGTTATCTCGTTATTAGGTTTGAATTTTTCATACTCTACAATTTTAGCAATTTCATTTTTTAAATTGTTAATTTCAATGCTATTTTCTTGATACGGAGTTTCAGCTTTTTCCATAAGCTGACCAGCATCTATTTTTAGTTCAATCGTTTTTTGAAAAGAGTATTGATCGTAGGGTGCTGTTCTAAGCGTACTACATGCGCTCATGAAAGCAGTGATACCCAGTAAAATCAGGAAGAATTTGTTGTTTTTCATTTTCTTTAGAGTTATATTATTTTTTAAGTACGTAAATTTAATGATTTACAAGTAGAAGTAAAGGGAAAAAACACCCAGAATCACTAAGGGTTTTTCATATAATTTGACTATCTCTATTTAAGAACTATCGTATCAATTATAAATCGCAGTCGAATACCTCAACTAATCCTTATATTTTGAAGGGTTTCTTAAAATAAAAGTACTTCCTCCTTCAATATAACCTTTTTCATTTTCTTTAATGATTGAAAATTTAGAATACGAGTTGGTTTCTTTGTAATTAAAACAAAGTATCTACAGAACCTTCATTAAAAGGTAATTTTCTGGTTAAAGAGTTTTTACCATAAGCTTTGATAAATGCATCTTTATTTATATTATTATTATAAATATACTCTATGAGTTCTTCAATTGAGTATTTTTTTATTTTTTCAATATCTAACATAGCTACCTGTATTAAACTAGCACTAAAAAAAATATCATAAAATGCCCCCGATCTACAGTAATTGTATCAGCTAATCTTTAAACTCTAACGGTTCAATGATATCTGAACCCGTGTTATCTACCACTTTCCAATTGTAAATCTTAGAAAGCTGATATATCTTTGATAATTCTTCAAATAAACGTGTTTTTGCGTCTTTTTGTAAGCGAGATACGGTTATGGTAGATTTTATCTTTTCGATGGCTTTAGCATTGAGTTTATTCAATTCTTGTTTAGAGAACGTATTGAACTGGCTCTGCTGTAAGTCGAAATACTTAATATCTGGAGATATAACGATTTCTTCTTCTGGAATTTTGTTTATAATTATTTGCTTGTTAATGCTATCTACTTGAACATCTAATTTAGACAAGTCATACCCAACTTCTACCTTAGCATTTACAGAAAGCATTGCTTTTTTTTCGAAAGTAAAGTAGCCGTAAAAGTATTTTCTAGCGTCTGTAAAGCTATACATTTCAGAAAAATTCCCTTCAGAAACTACTAGTTTACTCAAATTTTTGATTCCGTTTAAAACAACTTTAATTTCTTCTTGTTCATGTTTTTCTTCTTTTTTTCATACCAAAATCTTGCTATTAAAAATCCAAGAACAAAAACAGCTATATACTTTACTAAACGCATGAGTTTCTTTTGGTTTAAATATAGTAAAAGTATACCGCAAAACCTATTTAGGTTCTTTTTCTTCCTTCGGAAATGCTTGTTTGTTAAAGATAAACAACAATGCAACTCCTATGGTAATCCAAGAATCTGCACCGTTAAAAATAGCATTGAAAAACGTAAAATTTTCTCCTTCATAAATAGGAAAATACAACATATCTACTACTTTTCCATAAAACAGCTCTCCATAAGGATTATCAGAAAAAAGAGTAGCTACATTATGGTACGAAGTATCGAAAATAACCCCGTAAAAAACAGAATCGATAATATTACCTACTGCCCCTGCTAAAATTAATGATATCGCAATAATAACAGCTGTGTGTGCTTTTCGCTTGATCGATTGCCACAACCAATACACTATACCTGTAACTGCAACGACTCTAAATAAAGTTAAAAATAATTTACCTGCTTTACCCCCAAATTCAAATCCCCACGCCATTCCGTTGTTTTCAGTAAAATGAATTTTGAACCAATCGTGAAAAACAACAACTTCTTCTCCTAACTGAAAATGTGTCTTGACATATATTTTGCTAATTTGATCAATTAGTATTGCCAAAATTACGGTAAGTATTGCGATGTTTTTTTTAGACATTTTTTTTATTTAATGGAAACAAAAATAAGAAAACTATTCTTATGTTTTCTCTCTAGCTTATAGAAAGAAAAGACCAATAGATTTTTTATCATATTGGTCTTTCATGTGTTTTTTTTTATAAGAAATTACCCTTTTAACCAAGCCTTTCTTAGTTCTTCTTGTTTTTGTGTTGCGTTCGGGTTATTTTTTAAACTACTTCCTTTTGTATATGATTGAGTTAGTGTTGTGTTAAGAACTACCTCTTTACCGTCTCTCTCTAATTTTACCTCAACTTTGTTTCCAGGCTGCCACATAAACATTTTCGTGAAAATTTGTTGTGCAGTTTCTTTTGTTACCATTGTCCCATCTACTTCTTTGATTATATCGTTGGGCTGCGCTCCATTTTCAGCCCAAAAACTATTGTCGTTTACTGCTTCTGTAAATCGAATCGTTTGTGTAGCTAGGTCGGGTCGAACAATGAGTGTTCCATTATTTTGAATATAATTTGTTTTTACTTTTGATTCATTTAGCGCTAATCCTGCTTTAGCAAAAAAATCATTGTAATTAATGGGAGTTCCTTCTACTACGTGTGTGTTTAAAAACGCTCCAACCGATGGGTAGGTCATTTGTGTAATTTCTTCAATTAGTTTATCATCTTCAAAAGGTTTATTTTTTCCGTACTCTAATGAAAGTTCTTTCATTAATGACAATACCCCTCTATTTCCATTGCTTTCTTCACGCATTAAAATATCAATACACATACCTATTAAGGCCCCTTTTTGATACACATTATAGTACTGAGAAGCATACGGTTCTTCTAACACATTTTCACTCATTTTAGTAAAACTCATCGTGTCGTTCATAGAAGATGCTGTTTTAATTTTACCCATAATTTTGCTGTAAAATTCATCTTCTGTTACCAAACCTTGGTTTACTTGAAATAAGGTAGCGAAGTATTCTGTAATTCCTTCATACATCCATAAGTGTTTCGAAAATGTTGGCTGGTTGTAATCGAAGTAATGTACGTCTTCTGAGTGTACGCTTAACGGCGTTACGATATGAAAAAACTCGTGAGACACTACGTCTATCATACTTTTTGCCAATGCTTCATCTGGCATTGCTTCTGGTAATACTACCACAGTTGATGTATGGTGCTCTAGCGCTCCAAATCCTTTAGGTGATTTTTCAGTTCCTTCAGATAAATATAAATAAATATCGTAACGAGCAGTACTATTAATACTTCCTAAATATGCTTTTTGTGCTTGCATCATTTTCTCCATAACTTTTTTCAATTTTTCTGCTGAATGTCTTTTGTTTGGAGAGTATACACTTAATACAATTTTAATATCACCTACTTTAAATTCTTCAACATCTAATTCTCCATAAAACATAGGATTGTCGGTAATGTCGAAATAACGTGGTGCGAAATAGCTTGAAGTTAGTGTTGAACCGTCGTCGCTTGTTTTTGTTCCTACTTCTTGCAGTGCAGAAGTTCTTTTAAAATTGGTAGGCGCAACTACATCTAACTTATATTGATTCTTTTTTAATGAATCAAAATAGCCTACAAATCCATGAAGATTTAACACGTAGTTAGTAGACTCAATATTTGTTCCTGCTGGTGAAAATGGAGTCTCTCCTCCAATTCCTCCAGTGGCTTCTATATCAAAAGTATCATTTACTAAATACGTTACCTTATCTAATTTTTGAGCATTGGTGATTTCCCAAGTATTGGTATCAACTTTTGTCGCTTCTAATTCGTTTCCTTCATAGTCTAAAGCCTTAAAGCTATCGACATATTTACCAAAATCGCTTACAGAATAGGTTCCTTGTACTACTCTCGGCAATCGGTATGTTACTTTTTCGACTGTAAACCTTCCTGGATTGATTGTTACCGGTACTTTATCGCTATCAACTTTAGTTAAGTCTAACGTGGTTACAATTGGGGTTTGAACGGCTAAGTCGTTTGTTGTTTTTTTGGTAGCATTACAGCTTGATAATAACAATGCTGCAATGGCTGCTGTGGTTAGTATACTTTTATTCATTTTTTGCTTTTAAGTAACCATTAGACAAAATACTTCTTTTTTTGTTACGCCTAAGTTTTATAAATTTTTGTTAATTATTTTAGTTGAATGTGAATGTTTGCGTGTATTGAGTTTATCGTAAGTGTTTCAGATGCATAGGGTTTTTCTTTTAAAAACGGAGATATTTTTTTCTCTCCATTTATAAGAATAGTTCCGTTATTGGTTTTTAAATGTAACTTGCTTTTGGAGGTTGCTTGTGCAAAAACATTTCCTTGAAAAAGACTCACATGTAAGTTTCCTTCAACAGTATTTAACTCTATATTTCCTCTTTCAATATAAATACTTATATCTCCATGATAACTTTTTGAAGTTATCCCAATTGCTCTACCGTGAATGGTTACATGTTTATTTTTTGGAACTTTTATAACCGCCCTCGCTCTTTCTAATCTTTTTGTTATGTATTTTCTAAAAACCTTGTTTTGAAACGGCAAAGTCTCTAGCTCGAATGTTACTTTTAGAACCTTACCTTCTTGTGTTAAAAATATATTGTGCGTATGCGGGTTTTCATCAAGTAAAGCAACTTCTAGCTCATTACCTTCAGAATTTTCAATGACGATATCATCCAATCCGTAGGTAACGATTTGTAGTTCATTTGCTTCTATGTTTCTTTTTTGTACTATTTTTTCTTGACAAAAAAGAAACGAACTACTGATTAAAAAGAATAAAAGCACTGCTTTTTTCATACAAAAAAAGCCTCTTTAAGAGGCTTCGTTTATTTTGTTTGATATTTACTGGTTTCGTTTTGCTTCGATACTTAACGTAGCATGAGGCACTAACTTTAAACGTTCTTTTTGTATTAATTTACCCGTAACTCTGCAAATACCGTATGTTTTATTTTCAATACGAATCAAAGCATTCTTTAAATCTCTGATAAACTTTTCTTGACGGATGGCTAATTGCATATTTGCTTCTTTTGCCATTGTATCAGACCCTTCTTCGAACGATTTGAATTGAGGAGAAGTATCGTCTGTTCCGTTATCTGAACCGTTTTTATACGATGCTTGTAACAGTTTTAAATCTTCTTCTGCCTTTTCTATCTTCTTTAAAATGATTCCTTTAAACTCTTGTAAATCACTATCTGAATATCTTATCTTAACATCATCCATAACGCTATATTTTTTCAATTAACATTCTACTTTTAATGGTGTCGAATTCAATCTCTGTACCATTTTTTAAATCATCAACAAAAACCAATTCATTTGTTAATGTTTCTGCTTTGATGTAGTTTTCATTTGCCAATACCGATTCTTTTAAATCATCAGCCTGTAAAATGGTTAATTTTATTTTATCGGTTACTTCTAAACCTGTGTCTTTTCGTGCGTTTTGAATTCTATTTACCAATTCTCTTGCCACACCTTCCTTGCGTAATTCGCTGTTTATGGTAACGTCTAAAGCTACAGTTAACCCTTCTGCATTGGCTACTAACCATCCTTCGATATCTTTCGATGAAATCTCTACATCTGCGGTTTCTAAAATAATGATTTTATCGTTAATTTCAACAGAAATTTTACCTTCTTTTTCTATTTTGGCGATATCTTCTTGTGTAAATTCTTGTATCTTATTAGCTATCAACTTCATATCTTTACCAAACTTAGGTCCTAATGCTTTAAAGTTTGGTTTGATTTGTTTTACTAAAATTCCTGAAGCATCATCTAACAACGCAATTTCCTTCACATTAACCTCTGATTTTATTAAGTCTGCCACTGCTAAAATTTCTTCTTTTTGTGTCGCATCTAATACAGGAATCATAATTTTTTGTAATGGTTGACGCACTTTTATTTTTTCTTTGGCTCTTAGTGATAGTACTAAGGAAGAAATTGTTTGTGCATTTTCCATTTTACGCTCTAACGACTTGTCTACCAAATCAGCATTGTATTTAGGAAACGCTGCTATATGAACACTTTCAAAATTCTCTACTCCTGTAGCGTTTACTAAGTCTTTATACAAACGATCCATAAAGAAAGGTGCTACCGGAGCTCCTAGTTTGGCAACTGTTAGCATACAGGTATATAAGGTTTGGTATGCAGAGATTTTATCTTTTGCATACTCTCCTTTCCAAAAGCGTCTTCTACATAAACGTACATACCAGTTACTTAAATGGTCTTGTACAAAATCAGAAATCGCTCTGGTGGCTTTGGTTGGTTCGTACTCAGCATAAAAAGTATCTA
It includes:
- a CDS encoding beta-ketoacyl-ACP synthase III; amino-acid sequence: MTKITAAITAVGKYVPEYALTNKELETMVDTNDEWITTRTGIKERRILKGEGLGTSFMAIKAAEDLLQKSNTNPEDIDMVIVATATPDMPVASTAAYTASKIGAVNAFSYDLQAACSSFLYGMSTASSYIESGRYKKVLLVGADKMSSIIDYTDRATCIIFGDGAGAVLFEPNNDGLGLQDEYLRSDGVGREFLKIDAGGSILPPSEETVKNKQHFVHQEGRTVFKFAVSNMADVSEKMLTRNNLTKNDIQWLVPHQANKRIIEATANRIGLEEDKVMMNIHKYGNTTSATLPLLLNDYEKELKKGDNLIFAAFGGGFTWGAIYLKWAYNS
- the rpmF gene encoding 50S ribosomal protein L32, coding for MAHPKRKISKTRRDKRRTHYKASVPQIAVDPTTGEAHLYHRAHWHEGKLYYRGQVVLESAAAEA
- a CDS encoding YceD family protein: MKDLKKFNIPFVGLKEGSHLFEYQIDKTFFEAFQFDEFDNANVKVNITLVKKSTLLELAFNINGTVTVPCDITNELFDLPINGKLDLVVKFGPEFNDEHDEILILPHEAYQVNVAQYIYELIVLSVPSKRIHPNVIDGTMQSDALKKLEELKINEEKTVEKTATDPRWDKLKDLLTDK
- the pdxA gene encoding 4-hydroxythreonine-4-phosphate dehydrogenase PdxA, which translates into the protein MDKANKIIVGISVGDINGIGIEIILKTFQDKRMLEFCTPVLFASNKLISFHKKALKVNTSIHGITSIDKLIHGKVNLLNSWTEEVKIDLGKTTEDGGKFALKSLQEAVNALQKKQIDLVLTAPINKENIQSEEFKFPGHTEYLEDNFDGKSLMILMTDELRIGLITGHIPISKVAETITPELIKSKVEIMHTSLQQDFNINKPKIAVLGLNPHCGDNGIIGTEDDEIIRPTIEEIKESGKLVFGPYAADGFFGSKTYKQFDGVLAMYHDQGLAPFKALSFGNGVNFTAGLSIVRTSPDHGTGFDIAGKNKANFTSFKEALFTSLQIFKNRKEYQELTKNALKAK
- a CDS encoding riboflavin synthase; its protein translation is MFTGIIETLGVVVKIEREKENVHLTIKSTITNELKIDQSVAHNGVCLTVVALDKDEYTVTAIKETLDKTNIGELQVGDEVNLERAMKLGARLDGHIVQGHVDRTAVCTNVEGAEGSTVFTFSYDFDGSNVTIEKGSITVNGVSLTVVNSKKDAFSVAIIPYTFMHTNFKNLHTGCKVNLEFDVIGKYIARLYGLKE
- a CDS encoding patatin-like phospholipase family protein; this translates as MKELKSIALCFSGGGYRAACFSLGTLSLLEKVGLLENVKTISTVSGGTITGVKYAQSQIQQKDFQLFFSEYYEWLVKDELTSNALNHLRWPLIWNKPENKHKRKNPINAFAIEYNNFTEHETLGEVQDAISEGKTHLERVIFNATDFDSTHQFRFQNIKGNQKRFGNGRAHSKYKEVINDIKLGDIIAASTAFPGGFEPIGFSQDFTPKYKHLD
- a CDS encoding BTB/POZ domain-containing protein, which encodes MLDIEKIKKYSIEELIEYIYNNNINKDAFIKAYGKNSLTRKLPFNEGSVDTLF
- a CDS encoding DUF4230 domain-containing protein, producing the protein MSKLVVSEGNFSEMYSFTDARKYFYGYFTFEKKAMLSVNAKVEVGYDLSKLDVQVDSINKQIIINKIPEEEIVISPDIKYFDLQQSQFNTFSKQELNKLNAKAIEKIKSTITVSRLQKDAKTRLFEELSKIYQLSKIYNWKVVDNTGSDIIEPLEFKD
- a CDS encoding lipoprotein signal peptidase, encoding MSKKNIAILTVILAILIDQISKIYVKTHFQLGEEVVVFHDWFKIHFTENNGMAWGFEFGGKAGKLFLTLFRVVAVTGIVYWLWQSIKRKAHTAVIIAISLILAGAVGNIIDSVFYGVIFDTSYHNVATLFSDNPYGELFYGKVVDMLYFPIYEGENFTFFNAIFNGADSWITIGVALLFIFNKQAFPKEEKEPK
- a CDS encoding M61 family metallopeptidase, which produces MNKSILTTAAIAALLLSSCNATKKTTNDLAVQTPIVTTLDLTKVDSDKVPVTINPGRFTVEKVTYRLPRVVQGTYSVSDFGKYVDSFKALDYEGNELEATKVDTNTWEITNAQKLDKVTYLVNDTFDIEATGGIGGETPFSPAGTNIESTNYVLNLHGFVGYFDSLKKNQYKLDVVAPTNFKRTSALQEVGTKTSDDGSTLTSSYFAPRYFDITDNPMFYGELDVEEFKVGDIKIVLSVYSPNKRHSAEKLKKVMEKMMQAQKAYLGSINSTARYDIYLYLSEGTEKSPKGFGALEHHTSTVVVLPEAMPDEALAKSMIDVVSHEFFHIVTPLSVHSEDVHYFDYNQPTFSKHLWMYEGITEYFATLFQVNQGLVTEDEFYSKIMGKIKTASSMNDTMSFTKMSENVLEEPYASQYYNVYQKGALIGMCIDILMREESNGNRGVLSLMKELSLEYGKNKPFEDDKLIEEITQMTYPSVGAFLNTHVVEGTPINYNDFFAKAGLALNESKVKTNYIQNNGTLIVRPDLATQTIRFTEAVNDNSFWAENGAQPNDIIKEVDGTMVTKETAQQIFTKMFMWQPGNKVEVKLERDGKEVVLNTTLTQSYTKGSSLKNNPNATQKQEELRKAWLKG
- a CDS encoding DUF4097 family beta strand repeat-containing protein encodes the protein MKKAVLLFFLISSSFLFCQEKIVQKRNIEANELQIVTYGLDDIVIENSEGNELEVALLDENPHTHNIFLTQEGKVLKVTFELETLPFQNKVFRKYITKRLERARAVIKVPKNKHVTIHGRAIGITSKSYHGDISIYIERGNIELNTVEGNLHVSLFQGNVFAQATSKSKLHLKTNNGTILINGEKKISPFLKEKPYASETLTINSIHANIHIQLK
- a CDS encoding TraR/DksA family transcriptional regulator; the protein is MDDVKIRYSDSDLQEFKGIILKKIEKAEEDLKLLQASYKNGSDNGTDDTSPQFKSFEEGSDTMAKEANMQLAIRQEKFIRDLKNALIRIENKTYGICRVTGKLIQKERLKLVPHATLSIEAKRNQ